Genomic window (Marmota flaviventris isolate mMarFla1 chromosome X, mMarFla1.hap1, whole genome shotgun sequence):
ttGATGTGTGTATAATATCAAAATACTTACTGTCAtggataattaaaaagaacaaataaaaaatgttcagagtaaaaaaggataaaatagcGAATGACTCAATGTTTGGTATTCTcttgtaggaaaaaaatctgaagacaTAGGAACTACACACAAGGAACATGTCATTTAGCACCCGTTTTTGATCCCCACAGAAGACAAGAAGAAGTCACATCCTAACAATGACAACTACTTCAGTCGGCAGCTGGTCTTGCTCCTCCCACGGAACAAGCTCTATAACTAATTACAGTGACCAAGTGCCACAAAATGTGTCAAGAGCACCAAACGTTACAAGCTGTTCCATGGATGAAAACTTACTATCCACTGTGTTAACAACATTCTATTCTGTGATCTTCATTGTGGGATTGATTGGAAACATAATCGCCCTCTATGTGTTTCTCGGCATCCATCGCAAGAGAAATTCCATTCAAATTTACCTACTTAATGTCGCCATTGCAGACCTTCTGCTCATCTTCTGCCTCCCTTTCCGAATAATGTATCACATTAACCAAAACAAATGGACACTAGGTGTGGTTTTTTGCAAGGTTGTGGGAACactattttatatgaatatgtaCATTAGTATTATTTTGCTTGGATTCATCAGTTTGGATCGCTACATAAAAATTAATCGGTCTCTACAACAACGCAGGGCAATAACAACCAGACAAAGTATTTATGTTTGCTGTATAGTGTGGATAGTTGCTCTTGCTGGATTTTTAACTATGATTGTTTTAACACTTAAGAAGGGAGGGCACAATTCCACAATGTGTTTCCATTATAGAGACAGGCACAATGCTAAAGGAGAGGCCATTTTTAACTTTGTTCTTGTGATAATGTTCTGGCTCATTTTCCTACTAATAATCCTTTCGTATATTAAGATTGGTAAGAATCTATTGAGGATTTCTAAAAGGAGGTCCAAATTTCCCAATTCAGGTAAATATGCCACCACAGCCCGGAATTCCTTTATTGTACTGATCATTTTTACTCTCTGTTTTGTTCCCTATCATGCTTTTCGATTCATCTACATTTCTTCCCAGATCAATGTATCATCTTGCTATTGGAAGGAGATCGTTCACAAAACCAATGAGATCATGCTTGTTCTGTCGTCTTTCAATAGCTGCTTGGATCCAGTCATGTATTTCCTGATGTCCAGTAATATTCGCAAAATAATGTGTCACCTTCTTTTTAGACGATTTCAAGGGGAAGCAAGCAGAAGTGAAAGCACTTCAGAATTTAAGCCAGGATACTCCCTGCATGAGACATCTGTGGCAGCTAAGATAATGTACAGCTCTAAAAGTACTTGAGGTGAACATACTGGAAAGATTGATAACGATCCAGCCTCTTAATTCCATGAAAATCTAAAAACATATGAAACAAAGCCCTTGCATTTAGAAAACTCAAGCCTTCTCAAATCTCTGTTTGCATTTGTGATATTTCACTTGCTTACTTGTAAAATGTCTCAAGGCAAAGGGAAATTTATACACTGTATGTAAAATTCTCTCAAAATACACTGTTAAGCTAACATTCTTAACAATGGATTATAAAGTTATATGAAACTCATGGCTTTAACAATGGAATTACTAAAACAAATAGCATAGTTTCTCAAGTCATTAAAGTAGTTACTAAAATGAAGCACTTGAtactaatttaaattttgtttccaaataaGTTAAGTGATTTTAGGATTGACTGAAAATGTCAGAAAGTATATGCTTGTGTATCATTATAAAAGCTTATATAATTTGCTTCTATATTCATTTTGCCTAAAGTTCTATTAACAgatgaaatgataataaaattctaataaaaatgagaTCACCCACTATCTATCACTGCTtagaacaaaatggaaagaattcAGATGccagaaagtaaaaattaaacagataAGTGATGAATTTAATAGCCTAGCAAAAGGATTTGAAACTGtaccttgggctggggctgggtctcagtggaagaatgcttgcctaccatgtgtgaggcactgggttcaatcctcagcaccacatagaaataaataaaataaaggtattgtgtccacctaaaactaaaaatatatattttttaaaaactgcaccTTACTTAAAACAGATTTATAAATGATTCAGCCATCTCAGTCACACTTTGGTTGGATCAAATCAAAGATGTGCATACATCCAGCAAGTTCACCACAAGGTACGTGTCTTCCAGAATCACTCAAATTCGTATGCAAGACACATGTAGTGATGCTCAGTGCACTAAGTActctttataatattaaaaaatgggagggctaggaatatagctcagttggtagagtgcttgcctcacatacaaaagaccctgggttcaatccccagaaccccccccccccacaaaaacaaacaaacaaacaaacaaaaaaactggaaacaagtATGTATGAAGAAAGGTATGAAGAAGCAAACTGTGGTTCATTACCAACATGGAGAACCATATAGAACCTCAATGCCATGAACTATATCCACATGTATCAACATGGAGaaatctcaaaaataatattgagaaaaaaaCCATACAAAATTGCAAAAGGGTATGTATCACATGATTATTTATGTAAGGTACAAAATTAAAGATTCAAGATAATAAAAGAAACCCTAGAGATTTGTATGAAAAGAAGTAAGCCATATGTGGCAGTaaatgcctgtgatcccagctactggggaggctgaggcaggaggatcataagtttaaggtcagcctcagcaacttaagagcTTAGTATATTACTTGGCACATAggaaatcaatatatttttattgaataattgaatgaatgaagggatGAAAGGATGGGTAGATGAATGAAGAAGAcatggagaaagggaaggaaagggtgtttaaaaaaaaagcagcaaaaacTGGGTATTCCTTAGCTTTTTTCCTAGTCAATCTACATGGGTATAGCTACatagaatattatataatttctacCCAGGGAGGTGTCATTAGGCAAAACTCCTCGACAGTTTGTCCAGCATTTGTCAAGGTCTTTGGCTACCCACCAAGCCAAAGTGTCATTGAATCAATAGGTAAAAGTGTGTTAATGATAAATTCTAAGGGTACATTTGTAAGTTTCTGTCACAGAATATGAAATTTTTGTTAGATTACTTCTTAAAACTCAAGTTAAGCCACTGGCTGGGAAATCAGAGTTTAAGAACATGGAGGCTTTTTGTagagctgaatttattttaatgagatttgGCTTTTGTTCAGTGAGTGAGTATCCAGTTAACCTTATTTCAGTAAAGTGCACAACTTGTTGAAGAGAGAATAGGCCATAgcaaaaaaatatacttaaaaacaagctacatttgcagataaaaattaaaatctgcagAAAAATTAGTGGCccagaaaaaaagtaattaaattattttaagtattttggcCTTACAATGTTAACAAATGCCATCTAAATGAAATTCAGCACTTCTGTTTATATGATTTTGGAAACTTTGATCTTCCCTCATgtccttgaaattaaaaattcactttacaTTACTGGTAAACATTTTGTATCCTTAACATGTCTCTATTTAAAACACACAATTTGAATggttaaattatattataaattattatcagTTCTAaggaacattaaaatataaatacattcagTTCTAGAAGCTATCTCATTATTAAGTGAGATGATCATACTAATCCCTAAGCCCTACACaatggcattcttttttttatgatttttttaaaaaaatactttttagggctggggatgtggctcaagcggtagcgcgttcgcctggcatgcgtgcggcctgggttcgatcttcagcaccacatacaaagatgttgtgtccgccgaaaactaaaaaaataaatattaacaaattctttaaaaaaaaatactttttagttgttgatggacttttattttatttatttgtatgtggtggtgagaatcgaacccagtgcctcacacatgcaagacaaatgctcttccactgagccagaACCTCAGCCCTGACagtggcattctttttttttttaatatttattttttagttgtagttggacacaatacctttatttatttatttttatgtggcgcggagtattgaacccaaggtctttcacgtgctaggtgagcactctaccattaggccacaaccccagcccccacactggcattcttaaaatttttttaataaagcttaCTGAGTTAATTCttgctatattattattttcaataaaataaattttgatgaaaGTCCATCTGTCTGTAACCTTATAATGGGTTGTTTACTGATAGAACTGGATCCTGATAATATTTCTAAGGTTTTAGAAAAATATGCTACTGACTCACCAAATATAGGGCTATTTATTGCATAAAATCTTTCTATTTCTTACTGAACATTGGTGTATGTAAGTAGGAAACACTGTTCTTACCTCCCCCAACCCAAGGTTCACTGCTAAAAGCATACCGAAAAGGGAAACtcagaaatatatacatactttCACCTTGCAAAAGACCTTCAAAACAAGTTTCTAAATAACATCTCACATATGCAAAACCAAACAAGGGCAAGATGCACCACCTGCCTACCAGAGTGAGACCTCAATACTGAGTACTGAGACCTCAATGCTGAGTACTGCTGTTAGTTTTGGAATGTCTTCTGTGTGGAGCCAGGTTTGAGGAAGGTTGACTTTCCCCCATCCTATTGGTAGAAAAAGACAGTTCTCTTCCAGTACagaaggttttctttctttcttttttcttttgataccagGCATTTAACTCAGACGTGtttaatccctgagccacattcccagccctttttttgtctagagacagggtcttgctaaattgcttagggcctcactaagttgctaagactggctctgaactcacggttctcctgccttaggctcctgagccactgggattacaggcttgtaccaccatACTCAGCTCAaggttttattttcaacttttaaaaatggattagTCCTGCTGatataaaaatagaactgataTAATTGCAACTATTTGAACTTTGGCATTATTGAAAATTATTcataagagaaaaacaacatGAAATAGAGTTCTCTGAACAAGCAACCTGGATGCTGCAGAAACATGTTAATGAGCTAATTAATTTTAGGTATTTGAAATACttgttgagcatccctaatctgaaaagcTGAAATCCCAAATGTTtccaaatctgaaactttttttttgtcaatgCTGGGGATAGAAACTAGGATCTggcacatgctagccaagtgctctaccactgggctacgcCCCAGCTCTGAAACCctgaaacatttttaagtttcagattttggattttcaggttAGGGATGCTCAAATGGTAAAGTCTCTGCAGATATTCCTGAATCAGAAAAACACTTCTATGATCCAAAACACTTCTTGTCCAAACATCCCAGATAAGGAATATTTAACCTGTGTAATGGAAACTTACTTTaccagatattaaaatatattcttatccTTCAATAAGAAAAACATTGAAGAGCAGATGAAAAGATAAACTAATCAGTGGGATAGAGTACACATCTCTTTGTAGACCCTAGATGACATAGGAGAAGAGTATATGACATATTAATAGCTCTCAAAAGAGTCAGGACAGGAACAAATCAGAGGGAGACCTAAGATTCTGTTAGTCAAGATGTGCTAGAATATTACAAAGCTTCTTAGGTAACTCATATATTTTCTTCCCTTAGAGAGAATCACCACAAATAAAGGAAACATTACAAAAAGCACCAGGAAGGAAAGGATAGATTAATCAATAGTGCTATACCTTCTTAAACTAAAAAGCTAACTTATTGCCTCACCTTGTATCACACCAAAAAATATAAGTAGATgtaaaattgaaatgtaaataatgagatcactaaaatattaaaaaacataggTGACTAACTCATCTGTGGGTGGGAAAGAATtttctattaattaaaaaaagaaataaatctgggtgtggtggcctgtaatcccagtgaatcaggaggctgaggcaggaggatcacaagctagaggccagcctcagcaattaagtgaggcTCCATCTcaaactcaaaattaaaaaggtctggagaggtagctcagtggtaaagcaccctggggttcTAACCCCAGCACAGCccccttgggaaaaaaaaaaaaacaaaacagaaataggTATAGGGAAAAATCCATAGATttgaatgaacaaaaatttagattcttttttttttttttttttggtttatacaagagtttatagagaaaaaaaatccacccaCTAGCTCCCATGCTGAGGATTACAACCAGGTCCCTGCTGCCAAGTTCTGTGTTTAGGTAAAGCATGAGaaaatcttccattttttttaaagtcacaaatgggtttctttctttttttttaattggttattcaaaatattacaaaactctagacatatcatatttcatacattcaattcaagtgggttatgaactcccatttttaccccaaatacagattgcaaaatcacatcgattacacatccacatttttacataatgccatatcagtaactgttgtattctgctacctttcctatcctctactatcccccctcccctcccctcccatcttctttctctaccccatctgttgaAAAAAATTTAGATTCTTCTTTGTCAAAAACTGTAAACCAAGGGCTGGGCTATAgatcagcggtagagcgcttgcctagcatgtgtgaggcactgggtttgatccatagcaccatgtaaaaataaataaaatcaaggcattctgttcatctgtAACTACAAAAGCGAAAGCATAAAGCAGGAGAAATATTCTCAACAGATATGATATTCACTGGAGAGCCTTTTGTGTCAGGCACCCACAAACACCATAAACTTTAAAGAAGCTTATATTTTGACTGGAAGAAAGCATTTGTAACTTCAGATATAATCCGAATTACATCAACTCAGATGAAAGAGAAACTATGGCACACTCTCAGGTTGGATGGCTGGCGCAGTGTCATTTGTCATGGCTACATGGCTCAGTTGAATGGCTGCCGGCAGCACCTCAGCTCAGTCTGGAATTACAGAGGAAGACTTGGCAAGCTGGTTGGGTGGTTCTAACAGTGGGTTGAGAAGTGAGAGGAGGTACAGATTTGTACTAAACCTCCATTTTGcctcttattttcctccttcaagtTCACATGCAATAGAATGAGAAGCCAAGTAAAAgctgccagacacagtggcaaatgcctgtaatcccagcatcttgggaggctgaggcaggaggatcttgagttcaaaggcagcctagcaatttagcgaggccctaagcaactcagtgagaccttgtctctaaataaaatataaaacagggctgggggtgtggctcagtggttaagtgccccttggggttctccccagtacaaaaaaaaaaaagcttatttataTGCTTTTTACTGTGCTGGGTGCTTTACATGCACTATCACCATTTAGTCTCCATTCCATTGGGGTATAAGCAGTAACTATATTTTCCATATGAAGGGATGCAAGTTGGTAAGCTTCCATTTCATAGTCACTGTCTCTGctaagaaaatgttttccatcttttttttttcattttatccatgCACTGTAGTGACTGCTGAGATGTCTTTTGCTTTACAAATCCTAAGATGCCATGAACATCTATTTGGGGCCAAAGTTCTGCTGATCATTCATCAAAATTGTCTGATATCAAAACACCAAACTCCTTAAGACTGGTTTTCCAGCTATCATACATTTGTACATTCTGAAAGCTCTCTCTGAAACAGGGATAATGATCCAGAACAGACTCGTACAGGtggaattgaagaaaaaaaaatgaaattgaatctgaGCATGTTACCCTAATTGATTGTGCTTCTAGCCCATGAAATGCATAAGACGAGCTTTGGAAAAGTTTTTtaattatggtttagatacagGTGTGCACAGaatctctttttgctttaataagccATGCAAATTATTTCAGGAGCAACAGTTAATTGTTAGTTATAATCTGGCCTGGTAatttcacatataaaatttttgttttgtttagtaatgAAACACTTTAGaatacataaaaagaagaaaaaatacaacgtAATATGCAGGTAAGCACTCATCATCCAAAATTGGACAGGTGTTAATATTTTGGCCTTACTTAAAAGTTCTCTCaccagccacttgggaggttgaggcaggaggattgcaagaggccagcctcagcaactaagggagtctctcagcaacttaatgagactctatctcaaactaaaaaggctGGGCTGTGGATCAGTAGTAAAGCGTCtgtggggtcaatccccagtttaaattttttttttctcacacccATATGTGCAATCCAAAAAGTTAGATATCCTAAAGCTCACTTCATACCAACCCGCAAGTCTATTTCCTAAAGTTAGCACATATCATTTGGATATACATTTTTGTACTTTTACAACATATATGTGCATAAcaatatgcatttttttgtttcaaaagttCACACAAATGGTGTCTTAGTATTATAGCCCTTCGTAACTTTTTTCACTCAAATTATGCTTATCTAGTTGATAACAAggaagttttattcatttattttcactgaTACAGTACTTCACTGTAGGAAAAAAACAATAGTTCATTTCTCCACTTCCCCTGACAATGGGCACTTAGGTGGTTTCCACTTGGTCCACTATTAGAAACCACAATTGAGCAAAGTCTTTTGTATGCCTTGCACCCATGCGTGAAGGTTGTCTATAGTTGATAGAAGTAGGAATGCTTGGTTGTAAGGGTCTGTCTGCTTGTCTTGGTTTTGACAAATCactttccaaagtgattttacCATTTATATACCCATCGTGCCACTAGGCAGACATGAGTTCCGAtttacccacatcctcactaacacttggTTTTTATCACATTTACTAAATTTCCTCAATTTGATAGGTgtgaaatggtatctcattgtggtttttactGGCACATCCCTCATTACCAGTGCTAGGGAGCATCATCTCATGTTATTTTTTGCTTACGTAGGTTTCTTCTTGGGTGAATGATCTATTCATATCtaaaccttttctcctccctTTTATCCTGAGTTGCTTgccttttttccttctaaaaaattgtgaatggcataatttggtgtgaacatactttatatacagagttatgaaaaattgtgctgtgaatggataattatgaatgtaatgcattccatcattgtcatgtatgtaagaaataaaaaaaaaagaaagaaaaaaactccagtttggaaaaaaaaattgtgaagggctggggttgtggctcagtcagtggtagagcacttgccttgcatacatgaggcaccgggttcgatcctcagcaccacataaaaataaataaataaaataaagatattgtgtccctctacaactaaaaatattcaaaaaattgttgaagggctggagttgtagctcagtggtggagcgtttgcctagcatgcgtgaggcactggatttgatcctcagccccacataaaaataaataagtaaaataaaggtttaaaaattgtcaaagtcattctttatatattctggagcaCAATCCTTTCTTATTTATATGGGCTACAAATAAGTTCTAATGTGCTTgccttttattttgtata
Coding sequences:
- the Gpr34 gene encoding probable G-protein coupled receptor 34; translation: MTTTSVGSWSCSSHGTSSITNYSDQVPQNVSRAPNVTSCSMDENLLSTVLTTFYSVIFIVGLIGNIIALYVFLGIHRKRNSIQIYLLNVAIADLLLIFCLPFRIMYHINQNKWTLGVVFCKVVGTLFYMNMYISIILLGFISLDRYIKINRSLQQRRAITTRQSIYVCCIVWIVALAGFLTMIVLTLKKGGHNSTMCFHYRDRHNAKGEAIFNFVLVIMFWLIFLLIILSYIKIGKNLLRISKRRSKFPNSGKYATTARNSFIVLIIFTLCFVPYHAFRFIYISSQINVSSCYWKEIVHKTNEIMLVLSSFNSCLDPVMYFLMSSNIRKIMCHLLFRRFQGEASRSESTSEFKPGYSLHETSVAAKIMYSSKST